TATTCGATCCTCAACAATGCCTACAATTTGAGGCATTTTTCCGAAGACTATCGAGTCAGAAATCAACGTGGTTTGGGAAGGAGCTTGAGCTGGATTGTCACCTCTATCTGGGGAATGAACGACGAAGTGCAACACGCCCGATTCAAATTACACGAGGCCGTAGATGAATTGGTAGCCTTGGGGAATGAAATCGATGGGGGCCTTTACACAGATCCTGATTCAGCAGGCCGCTTGCACCGGGCAGTCGTTCAGTTGAGCCAATCGGAGTCCCGGCATATGGGTACGCGCACCCTTTGGATTATGCGCAAATTGATGTCTCGTGGCATCAGTCTCGTGTTTGCCGGAATGGCGGTCGCGCCCATTGTGTGGGGTCTTATTCATGCGGTTTATACGGGCCAAGCGCCGCCTAGTGCGGCAGAGACTTTCGCGTCTGTTTCTCAAGGATTGTTGGGTGTAGGTGTTTCTGTCGGGTTATCTTGGGGGGCTATTCTTTATGGCCGTTATGATCAAGGGCGTGGATATCGTTTGGGAATGAGACGATTGAGACATTTGGAACAAAGGCTGAGTGAGTTAACGGACATTGAGTTGAGGGGTCCGGAAGTTCGCAGGCAGCTCCTTCGCTCTGAAATCGTGCGTACGGGCGAAGTGCACCAAATGATAATGAAGCAGCCGGAAAGTCCTGGGGAAAAGAAGCCTGTGGACCTGGTTTTGGTGATGTCCGGGAGTGAAGATTCACACGCGCAGAAAATCGAAAGACATATGAGTGACAACCACCAGGTGCTTGTGCCTCCCGGTGTGGCATATGCTGTGCTGCGGAGTCCTGCCGGGACCGCAGGCAGTGGTTATGCAGCGTTGGAAGCGCTCAGAAACCTTGCTCCGGAGCAATTAGGCGTCCTGATGGAGGAATATCCGGAACTGCAAGGCCGTCCCCTGGACGATCTCAATGTCATTATCATCCTTGCGGATGGGCCGGACACAGAGGCCTTGATGACGGAGCTGCCGTTTGGAGATGCTCCGGGTCTTGGGAGGCCGGCCACGGTTTTAGACTATGCGTTCATGAATGCCTATCGGGGAATTGAAGCACTGGCATCAGAGGATGAGAGGGGCCTGGTCATTGTTAATCCCGATAGCCTCCATCTGGGTGCGGTGCAGCTTGCACGGGATCAAGAAATGACCTTGGTCGGTGCTTGGGCCAGCCATCGCCAAGTTGACAGTGAAGGTTTGGGAGTCATGCTTGCAGACGGCAATGGCCTCCTGAGAAAGCTCTATGACAAGTTTGATTTTGGCCAGATCCGGAACTGGTTGGAACGCAGAAGAGTGGGCCGTATCTTTGATCTGCGCGATGAAGACTTGGAGCAGATGGTTGCCCACTCGGGGATCACCATCATGCGATTGGGGGAAGGTAGAGGAGAGAAATTGTTGCTCTGGCAGAATGCCCTCCGGGCGGCTGTAGACAATCCGGGTGCCGATTTGGGACTGCGTGCGGAGGATGCAGGAACAGTGAGTCTTGGATGGACCCGCCATGCAGTCATTCCTCGAATTATGGCGATTCAGGATGAGCGCATTGATGCGTATATCCGCCGTGTCGAGGGGCTTGCTCCCGATCCGGCCTACTTAGAGTTGGTGCGGGCGCACCAAGCGACTTACAAAAGCGGATTAGGCCCAGCGAGCGTCGGGACTGCGGTGACATGGGATGCCAAGACCGTGCGCTTTGGAAAGGGAGACCCGCAAGGGCAGGTAGAAGCTCTCCAAGAACTCGCTGGGGGAGTTTGGGGTGAGGCTGCGGCACAAACGGCAACAGAGCCGCCTGATGCTTGGGGGCTCGGAACCTGGTCTGCTGCTGCGGGTGCTTTGGAGGGCGCTCTTGGCACAAGGCTGCTGCCTGCGGCCGCAGGTCCGTCTGATGGAAGCGAGGTGCTATCATCGGCAGGAGCGCTGTTGCTTGAGCGCCTAAATGAGGCGGTTGCCGAAGATTTTCAAGCGGTGCCTGGGGTTACCGCAGGAATTGCAGAGCGCATAGTGATGGAGCGCGGGAGGACCGGCGGTTTTGAGACGATAGCGCAATTGACGGGGGTGAAAGGGATTGGTCCGGCTCGACTCATCTTGATCCTGCGGCAAGTGGCTCCTGATGAAATGGATCAGCTTCTCTCCCTCTTGAATTCGCCCTCTCTGGGAATCGGCAAGCTTCGGGAGATACCTGGTATTGGACGTCAACTTGCGCGGGAGATAGTCCTGCAGCGCAAAGAGAATGACTTTGAATCCATGTATGATTTAATGACCCGCGTTAAGGGCATCGGATTCAATCGAATGATGGCGATTCTGCTCCACCTGGCAGAGGAGCCTCCTGCCGTAACACTCACCGAATTGGACCTGCCTGAGCTAGTAGCCCCTCTTGGGGATGAAGAAGTACTCCAGCTTCAAGCACTCCTAGCAAGTCAATTGTAAAAAAAGATCAGGGACAGTTCTTACGCTCGATTCTCTGAGCAGAAAAAGAACTGTCCCCGATCCAAAAAAGTTGGAGGGAGATGCCCTTCCTGCCGCCATCCAACAGGAAAGGGCTTTGGGTGGTAGGTTGTGTCTGATCTCCCTCCAAGGGGATTGTTAGATTCGTCGGCTCCTGCGAACAATTTCATCCAAAGCCCAGAAGTGCTCAGTTTCGGTGAAGCGCACCCGAATCAACTCGCGGCCAAATAGGACGAGCTCCCTGCGCAGATTCGCATCTTCGAGAAGCTGCTTGATGGCGCGCGCGAGGGTGGAGGAACTCTTGGGTCGAACCAATACCCCGGTCTTGTCCGGGATGATCCATGTGGCTAAGTCCCCCACATTGGATGCAATGATCGCGGCCCCGTGGGCCAGGGCTTCTGCACAGACTTTGCCGTGGGGTTCACTCCAAAGAGAGGGCAGCAGCACGATATCTGCCTTGCGGTAGAGTTCCTCGCTTTGGGTCTCATCAGGATTCCCCACATAGTGCAGGATGAGCCGGGGATTGAGCTGTTTGGCTTTGTGGATCAGTTTCTTGCAATGGGCCCAGTAACGCTCATCCTGGACCGGGCCTGCAATGGTGAAAAGAAGCTCTTGGGAAAACTCCAGCCGCATCAAGGCCTCCAGAGCGATATGCAAGCCCTTTTCAAAGGCAATGCGGCCGTTAAAAAGGAGACTCGGGTAATCCCTGTTGGCTGAGGGGAGTATTTCGCGCACCGGTCTGCTGACCGGGTGCGGGAGTACATGGATCTTGGATTTAAGCTCCGAAAGATTACGGATGAGTAACCCGCGCATGAACTGCGACGGCACAATGAGGGCGTCCGCGCGTTTGGCAAAACGCAAGAGGTCCAGACGGGACAGCAAGTCTTCCCCCAAATACTCCCTTTCCTTATGTTTCTGGATACAGTAACCCAGTTTGAGATTTGAAAGGCATTTCTCTGAGAGAGGCGTCCGGCACTCGGGATTCACGGTGTCCAGACGGGCGCGGAGCTCTGACAGACAGGTGAGATGATGGTCGTGGATGAACCACAGAAGACTGTATTTTCTGCCGGGAGACAGAAGTGCCTCTAAAATACCTATATCAAATATGTTATGAACAAAAACCAGATCTGGGGCCAGGGCCCGGACCGCCCTGGAGATCTGCTTAAATGCTTCTGCGTTGTCCCGGTTTTGGGACAAGGCACCCACACATTGAGTGGAGCGAAAAGTGTGCCCCAACTTGCCGCAAAGCTGTCCGTAGATCAGGTGGGATTCAATGCCGATAGAGAGAAGTGCCTTGGACGTACTGTCTATGTACTGCTCGGTGCTGCCCAATTGCCCCCCGTGGTCGTTGATATGCAGGACGGAGCGTACCCCTCTCAGCGCAGCAGATGGCCTGCCCTGCCCGAAGCGGAGTCCCTCTATTCCTTCGAACTCGTGTTGCTTTTCAGTCCATTGCATGGGGCAATCCCTCCTTCAGCTCATTCTGGATCTGCAAGTGTGGCTCTAGAGTGGGCCAGGCAAGTACTGATGATTTTTTTAAGCTGTAATGTGTGAGTAAGATAGGAAAAATGTAGGAGATAAGTGTATTTTGTGACAAGTATCATGTAGGATATGGAGATTCCTCTATAAAGTGGATCTTTTGAACCCATGGAACCAGCTACTAAGAATCCCCCAGTCGGAGAATCCCTTATGACTCGAACCCAGGTAACCATTGATGGGAACGAGGCGGTCGCCTACGTTGCGTATCATATCAACGAAGTCGTCGCCATTTATCCCATCACCCCTTCATCTAATATGGGGGAGTGGGCGGACCTCTGGTCCTCCCAACAGAAACCGAATATTTGGGGCAGCATCCCCAGCGTTGTTGAAATGCAGAGTGAAGGCGGCGCGTCCGGCGCGCTTCACGGTTCACTGCAAGCAGGTTCCCTTACCACCACATTCACGGCCTCCCAAGGTCTTCTTCTGATGATTCCCAATATGTACAAGGTTGCCGGCGAATTAACGCCTGCCGTCATTCACGTGGCTGCGCGTTCGGTTGCGACGCAGGCCCTCTCAATTTTCGGAGATCATAGTGATGTGATGGCCACGCGCCAGACAGGCTTTGCGCTGGTGGCCTCGGGCTCCGTCCAGGAAGCCATGGATTTTGCTTTGATTGCCCAGGCAGCGACTTTGGAATCCCGGATTCCCTTTTTGCATTTCTTTGATGGATTTCGCACCTCGCATGAGGTGATGAAGGTGGAGCAGTTGAGCCCCGGGGATATGCGCGCCGTATTGGATGATGCCACAGTGCGCGCGCACCGGGCACGGGCCTTGTCCCCGGATCGCCCCTTTATTCGCGGCACTGCGCAGAATCCGGACGTGTTTTTCCAAGGCCGTGAAGCGGTCAATCCCTATTACCTGGCTTGCCCCACGATCGTGCAGGCTGCGATGGATCGTTTTGCCGAAGTGGCCGGGCGCCGGTACCGCTTGTTTGATTATGTGGGCGCGCCGGATGCCGAGGACGTGATCGTGCTCATGGGTTCGGGCGCGGAAGCCGCGCACGAGACAGTGGAACACTTGGTGCAGCAGGGCCACAAGGTCGGCGTGC
The nucleotide sequence above comes from Candidatus Omnitrophota bacterium. Encoded proteins:
- a CDS encoding glycosyltransferase family 4 protein, translating into MQWTEKQHEFEGIEGLRFGQGRPSAALRGVRSVLHINDHGGQLGSTEQYIDSTSKALLSIGIESHLIYGQLCGKLGHTFRSTQCVGALSQNRDNAEAFKQISRAVRALAPDLVFVHNIFDIGILEALLSPGRKYSLLWFIHDHHLTCLSELRARLDTVNPECRTPLSEKCLSNLKLGYCIQKHKEREYLGEDLLSRLDLLRFAKRADALIVPSQFMRGLLIRNLSELKSKIHVLPHPVSRPVREILPSANRDYPSLLFNGRIAFEKGLHIALEALMRLEFSQELLFTIAGPVQDERYWAHCKKLIHKAKQLNPRLILHYVGNPDETQSEELYRKADIVLLPSLWSEPHGKVCAEALAHGAAIIASNVGDLATWIIPDKTGVLVRPKSSSTLARAIKQLLEDANLRRELVLFGRELIRVRFTETEHFWALDEIVRRSRRI